In Rutidosis leptorrhynchoides isolate AG116_Rl617_1_P2 unplaced genomic scaffold, CSIRO_AGI_Rlap_v1 contig79, whole genome shotgun sequence, a genomic segment contains:
- the LOC139885108 gene encoding LOW QUALITY PROTEIN: protein root UVB sensitive 1, chloroplastic-like (The sequence of the model RefSeq protein was modified relative to this genomic sequence to represent the inferred CDS: inserted 1 base in 1 codon), producing MGDLDYTTKLQRLSYWGVRKPPDASNAWSNLLKLRPVFKPFYKYIVWVEKDISFWFDPWVNGKALCDMYSNIVLPMLKSGKRRRFLMCLKTVHWQLPVPITSSIAEAWWDVEQIQASECSDAIIWTEHNCGRYSIASGYEAIRHKQQKVKWFKLVWGSGIPPRQQFILWIVILRLLSVKSRLVKLGMCSILYVVFMDSIIMSSACKGHFLSELLEIWYRSCQSLFLSPSFTSSKCYYTNGIDNSRTNKSTPWRFSSLNLSTSTTQKSNYVAANNQIFDIQASQLRCYGGNNNGNNNNNPFDPWWWHDDGDNQNGNFNSFKYAIGFLLSIAFCFYQFQLATALARTTTSTGEEGYDDAVWEVSGGKKTKLVPDFANDSFVAARNADGLLSLSSFNSLLLQCREILLGLMLPEGFPHSVTSDYLDYSLWRGVQGVASQISGVLATQSLLYAVGLGKGAIPTAAAINWVLKDGIGYLSKIMLSKYGRHFDVHPKGWRLFADLLENAAFGLEMLTPAFPHLFVYIGAVAGAGRSAAALIQAATRSCFYAGFAAQRNFAEVIAKGEAQGMVSKSIGIALGIALANWIGSSTSLAFTTFCVVTCVHMYCNLKSYQCIQLRTLNPYRASLVFSEYLLSGQAPPLKEINNEEPLFPALPSLNIKSASQSKSVVLSPEAKEAAGEIEQRLQLGSKLSDIVSNKEDAMALFILYRDEGYILTEHKGTYCVVLKESSSPQDMLKSLFQVXYLYWLERNAGIEARSTSTDCKPGGRLQISLEYVQREFEHVKNDSEVMGWATDGLIARPLPNRIRQDHLENLEIIEAKMTTAKKEKKKVKSINNFQQK from the exons ATGGGCGACTTGGATTACACAACCAAATTGCAACGGTTGAGCTATTGGGGTGTTCGGAAGCCACCCGATGCTAGTAATGCCTGGAGCAATCTTTTGAAGTTGCGTCCTGTTTTCAAACCTTTCTATAAATACATAGTATGGGTTGAAAAAGATATATCATTTTGGTTTGATCCTTGGGTGAATGGTAAGGCTTTATGTGATATGTACTCTAATATTGTTTTACCGATGCTGAAATCAGGAAAGAGGCGAAGATTTCTGATGTGTTTGAAGACGGTCCATTGGCAGTTACCGGTACCGATCACTTCTTCTATAGCTGAGGCTTGGTGGGATGTTGAGCAGATTCAGGCTTCGGAGTGTTCGGATGCTATTATATGGACTGAACATAATTGTGGTCGCTATTCAATTGCGTCCGGATATGAGGCTATACGACATAAACAACAGAAAGTGAAATGGTTCAAACTGGTCTGGGGTTCAGGTATCCCTCCACGCCAGCAGTTTATTTTATGGATAGTAATTTTGAGACTACTTTCTGTGAAGTCTCGCCTCGTAAAATTGGGTATGTGCTCAATTCTTTATGTTGTTTTTATG GACTCGATTATTATGTCATCTGCTTGTAAAGGCCATTTTCTAAGTGAATTGTTAGAGATATGGTATAGGAG TTGCCAGTCTTTATTCCTTTCGCCAAGCTTTACCTCGAGCAAGTGCTACTACACTAATGGCATTGACAATAGCAGAACCAACAAGTCTACTCCATGGCGTTTTTCTTCACTTAACTTATCCACGAGCACAACCCAAAAATCCAATTATGTAGCAGCTAATAATCAGATATTTGATATACAAGCTTCTCAGCTTAGATGCTATGGCGGCAATAACAacggcaacaacaataacaacccatTTGATCCATGGTGGTGGCATGATGATGGAGATAATCAAAATGGAAACTTCAATTCGTTCAAATATGCAATTGGGTTTCTTTTGTCTATTGCGTTCTGCTTTTATCAGTTCCAATTGGCCACGGCACTCGCTAGGACAACAACTTCAACTGGGGAAGAAGGATATGATGATGCTGTTTGGGAAGTGAGTGGAGGCAAGAAGACAAAGCTCGTGCCCGATTTTGCAAATGACTCATTCGTGGCTGCCAGAAATGCTGATGGGTTGCTGTCATTATCATCGTTTAATTCGTTACTATTGCAGTGCAGAGAGATTTTGTTGGGATTGATGCTTCCTGAAGGTTTCCCACATAGTGTCACTAGTGATTACTTGGACTATTCTCTCTGGCGCGGAGTTCAAGGTGTTGCAAGCCAAATTAGTGGTGTTCTTGCCACCCAA TCATTGCTTTATGCTGTTGGATTGGGGAAAGGAGCAATTCCTACTGCGGCTGCCATAAACTGGGTGCTGAAGGATGGAATCGGTTACCTGAGTAAAATTATGTTATCAAAATATGGAAGGCATTTTGATGTCCATCCAAAAGGATGGAGGTTGTTCGCTGATCTATTGGAAAATGCTGCGTTTGGATTGGAGATGTTGACTCCTGCCTTTCCACATCTATTTGTTTACATTGGTGCTGTTGCAGGAGCGGGACGATCTGCTGCTGCACTCATCCAG GCTGCTACCAGGAGCTGCTTCTATGCTGGATTTGCTGCTCAGAGGAACTTTGCTGAG GTAATAGCAAAAGGTGAAGCTCAAGGAATGGTTAGCAAATCCATTGGTATTGCGCTTGGTATAGCTTTGGCTAACTGGATTGGTTCCTCTACATCTCTTGCTTTCACTACTTTTTGTGTGGTCACTTGTGTCCACATGTACTGCAATCTGAAGTCGTATCAATGCATCCAACTCCGGACGTTAAATCCGTATCGTGCAA GTCTGGTTTTCAGTGAATATCTCCTCAGTGGTCAAGCGCCTCCACTCAAAGAGATCAACAATGAGGAGCCACTATTCCCAGCTTTACCATCTCTCAATATTAAGTCTGCAAGTCAG TCCAAATCAGTTGTGCTGTCTCCTGAAGCAAAGGAAGCAGCAGGAGAAATCGAGCAACGATTACAATTGGGTTCAAAGCTCAgtgatatagtttccaacaaagagGATGCAATGGCTCTTTTCATTCTCTATAGAGACGAAGGTTATATTTTGACTGAGCATAAGGGAACATATTGT GTGGTGCTCAAGGAAAGTTCTTCGCCACAAGACATGCTAAAGTCATTATTCCAAG AATATCTATATTGGTTAGAGAGAAATGCCGGAATCGAGGCAAGAAGTACTTCCACAGACTGTAAACCAGGAGGAAGATTACAGATATCTTTGGAATACGTGCAAAGGGAATTTGAGCATGTCAAGAATGACAGTGAAGTAATGGGCTGGGCAACTGATGGACTTATCGCAAGGCCTTTGCCCAATAGAATCCGTCAAG